In Cheilinus undulatus linkage group 14, ASM1832078v1, whole genome shotgun sequence, the genomic stretch ATCAAGTCGTCCGGTAAAGCCCTCCAGGAGCTTGTTTCCCTGCATGCCATCTCACCCTGGGGTGCAGAGGTGAAAGTGGAGGCTCCAGCTCCGTCTACAGCCACCAAGTCTGGCACGGTAGCTGCAAAGAGCACAGgcagagtgaaggaggaggacgGTAAAGGATTATTGcagcatttatttatattttttctgcatAGAATTGCATTAAAGCATGAATAATTGTGCTCTATGTGAACATTTCTTCAGTTTTGCATCTGCATTGTTACAGGTGGaagtaaaagcaaaacaatgaaactgaCAGTCAAAGGGGGAGCTGCTGTGGATCCAGATTCAGGTAGTCATGTGTACCCTACTGGAAGAAACAATTGCCCTGTTCGTCATCTTTAATGTTTGTTCAGAGCTTGATTCTTGTCTTTGATTTCTTTAGGTCTGGAAAACAGCGCTCATGTGCTGGAGCAGAGTGGGAAGATGTACAGTGCTACACTGGGTCTTGTGGATATTGTCAGAGGGACAAACTCCTACTATAAGCTGCAGCTGTTAGAGGATGATGTTCAGAAACGGTTAGTTTTCCTTAAAGCTATTTTGGGTAAAATCATTTCTCAGTTACGCTTGAACCATAAATCCATAAAGTCAGACAGATTGGACTTTTAGATTGTTGGTTGCAAAGGAGAGTGACTTCACTGCATCATTTCTTGCACTTCCTGACTTTGTTTGTGCAGGTATTGGGTGTTCAGGTCATGGGGCAGAGTTGGCACCACGATTGGAGGCAACAAGCTGGACAAGTTTCACGACAAGAACTCTGCTCTGGACAACTTCCTGAGTGTCTACAAAGAGAAGACGGGCAATGAGTGGGGCTCCTCAAACTTCACCAAGTATCCAAACAAATTCTACCCTCTAGAGATCGACTATGGACAGGTACACATGAGCACTCACAAAGCTAGTGAGGAGATGGAATCGTTTGTTTTTCAATgtcattgatttgtttttgtctcacATTTCTTGTCAGGATGAAGAAGCCGTGAAGAGACTGACAGCCACTGCTGGCACCAAATCTAAACTGGCCAAACCTGTTCAAGAGCTGATTAAAACCATCTTTGATGTAGAAAGCATGAAGAAGGCCATGGTGGAATTTGAGGTCAGGCATAGTTTTGTACGGCTTAATTAGtcatctttttaaatgtcaccttttCACAGTTTTGGCCAGAAGTTTCTGGGCAAAAGAGACACAGCTGCTTTAAGTTATATCAAACCCTTGCACATGCATTTCTCTAAAACTAAAACTCTCAGTCTTCTCTTCTTTAAAATAGTCCTACATCAAGCATTGACACTGTAAATTCCATCTATTAGCACATTAATGTTAGATAAGATTTGTGAGATATAATACTATTATCTATTCTATTCCTCCATCATAATATTGTTTTGATTGGCATTTGCTCTTGGAGTTTGTGCTTTATTATGACTTTTACTTGAGTCAAATGTTCAAAGGGAAAACAAGGTCCAAGCACCCTGGGCTTAGTGACATCCACAGATGTTCTACTCGCTTGTTCATGATAATTGGTTGAGTCAGACCTTTcattgtggcttttttttttcatttgacatCACAATAGTAGTGATCCAACACAAAATGTTCAGCTTGTCACATGTTTGTCTCTCatgttttctcctcctcctcctgttctCAGATTGACCTTCAGAAGATGCCGCTTGGAAAGTTGAGTAAGAGGCAGATCCAGAGTGCCTACTCACTCCTAACTGAAGTACAGCAGGTCAGTCACTCACAACCACTTCAGTTAACCTTTCTGTCAGGCTACCTCTTCGAATGACTCTTCATCCTTTTCTACTATATGGTACCAGCTTGACTCGTTGCAACTGTGTTTTTTTGGGACTCTGCATTAAGGAGTGTACCTGGTACTCTGTTTCGTATCTCCCCTGGCAATGTTATAAGTGAGCTGAACTGGTACTAAAATATGACGTCAAGACCCTGCAGACTACTGAGTGGTCATCACTAGAAACATCATGAGAGGGACGTCCAATGTAGAAATCCGACCCCTCTTGTTGTCAGCTTTTTACAGCTGTATAACTTACCAAACTCCTGAACTTTTCAGTAGTATTTTGTCTTGCTGCCTGCCACTATCTGGAGCAGAACATTTCTTATTGCTGTTAGAAAAATCCACAAACCAAAAACTAGGTACATAACTTCCTCGATGGCCTGGAAAACAAAGTGCCTGTTAGCAAACAGCAGAGTTGGGCTGCTACCTTGTGTGGAATAGAACCCTAATTTGCATTTCAGAATGAAATTATCGTCCCCCGTTCTCTTGTTCAGTTTAGACTCATGTGACATCTGTAGAAGATATTCATCTAACCTTCCCATCATTTTCCCTCATAACTGTGTGTATATTATTTTCAATCACAGGCTGTATCAGATTGTTTGCCTGAGGCCCAGATCCTGGATCTCTCCAACCGCTTCTACACCCTCATACCTCACGACTTTGGTATGAAGAAACCTCCACTGCTCAACAACCTGGACTACATTCAGGTAAGGAGACCAGTAGGATTTAACATTATGTTCTTTTGTTCTATATGTAGACCTAATAACATCCACTTGCATCTCTGTTCAGGCTAAAGTTCAGATGTTGGACAACCTGTTGGATATTGAAGTGGCTTACAGCCTGCTGAGAGGAGGGGCCCAGGACAACGAGAACGATCCCATCGACATCAACTACGAGAAACTCAAAACTAAGATTGAAGTGAGGAGCCTTAATCTGTGTTTGCATATCAATAGATGATGTCTAGAATGActaattttcctctttttggtCTAAAatgtattgtgtttttatttctaattacAGGTTGTTGATAAGACTACAAGTGAGGCTGAGATCATTATGCAATATGTTAAGAACACCCACGCTGCTACACACAACACTTACACACTGGAAGTGCAAGAAGTAAGTTGTTCTTTGTGAGTCTTTTTTTTATACCAGCTCTTTTTTGTGCTTCTATTTGTTAGCATGAATAACCATCTCACGGTTGATTTTCCCATTCCTCAGATCTTTAAAATtgtcagagagggagagcaTCAGCGTTACCGTCCCTTCGAGGAGCTACACAATCGTCAGCTGCTGTGGCACGGTTCTCGCACCACCAACTACGCTGGTATCTTGTCTCAGGGTCTCCGCATTGCCCCTCCAGAGGCCCCAGTGGTGAGTTTTGTTGTTTTCGGAGTTCAACTTAGTTGCAACTCTAATATCATTTTGCAACAATAACAGACTTAGAATATGTTCTGTAATATTTGTAGTTAATTGATCTCCTCATAGCGCGTCTGtatcatgttttgtttcttttcctttagACTGGTTACATGTTTGGTAAAGGTGTGTACTTTGCCGACATGGTGTCTAAGAGTGCAAACTACTGTCACACATCACAGTCAGACCCTGTCGGTCTCATACTGCTGGCTGAAGTTGCTCTCGGTAACATGTAAGTATAGgactttgtttttgaaaactaaACATTATACATCATCCTTTTCATGTGCTTTAGCATCATATTATGATCATGTATATAATAacttttcttgcatttttatCAGGCATGAATTGAAAAAAGCTTCCCACATTACAAAATTACCCAAGGGCAAGCACAGTGTtaaaggtgagaaaaaaatctcttatttgGATTGTTTTACTGAGaaaattttaatcaatttaattgtttttatttcaacatattATTGTTGTGTTTTGGTTCTTTACTGTATTACAACCAAATTAAATCTGGTCATGAGGCCTTAAATATAACTTTGGGAAACTCAAGATATAGAAAATGTCAGTGTTCTGCCTCAGTCTTCTGtaaattaactttatttttgtcttgcaGGTTTGGGTAGAACCGCTCCTGATCCCAGCGCCACAGTCACTTTAGGTGGTGTGCAAGTGcccctgggaaaagggacccaTACTAACATTGATGACACTAGTCTGCTGTACAACGAGTATCCTTTTATACTTACCACCTTGTTCATGACTTTTATATATTTTCCAAATGACCCAACAGTTGTGCTTTGTTGTCTTGACAATGAAAAACTaactttgcttttatttgttatgCAAAGTTCATACAACATAAATTTAGCCTGACTTTAGATCAACATCACAGCCCCAAGTCATAAAATCTTGCATAGCTGTTATTAAATTAGGACGTGTTTCTGAGGATAGCTCATTTTTCTTGTATGAGAAGTTCTTATGTAATTTCCTGATCAGTGTGTAGATCACTCTGGGGCATCAACAGTGTATCACACAGTAAGCTCACACTCACATAAAAATACATCACTGACACAGACTGTAGGTCAGGGCTGCTCACTGGGCccctaaaaaacccagagaatggtttctggtgttggaattatttattcgTGTttcttttaaaccccttttcaacacattttcagcCAACTTTGGCTACTTCTTAGTGCAGTCTGTTGACACTTATggcatatttttgcaacttttcaccagTTGTACCCTCTGATTTGCTACTTGTAACccttttttactgtttctcaaccccccttttccccttttttgcagctttgaagcaaatgttgatgtttttcactctttatttaaagtttttgctATTATGTTCCCAAATTTGAacagtttttttgccactgtttcttcattttacacccatgtttgccactattttgccactttgcatcatttttgccacttcttttaagCACTTGTAGCCTATGttggccttttttgcccatgttttccaccttttttgccactttgggcTTGTTTTTGCCAATCTAGCcactgttttgtcacttttaacccatttctgctgttgaaactttttttgccacttttaagcaaattttattttgtttttttggcacGTCTGtctcttttatcccattttgccattattttggcaacttctaacccatttttgcctcttttggcCATATTTGCCTCTTCATTTTACccgatttaatttattttgctgctttttggccaattttaccTCTTTCTTGTCATGGCACataaaatctgacattactCTGCTAATGGCTGAGTTCAGTTTGCCCATCCACTTTGTAaacatcaccaataaaaaggtaattctgttttaagaaaagggctTTACAAATTGAATAGGTTATATAGCACTACAGTATGAATAAAcgaaataattcattttttctttgataagcatgattattattcaggttgaaaataaaatatgatcgtcacagcttaactttacagtgggcCAGGACTCTCAAGAACTCCATGGGACCTcagtttgtctgggccccagaaagctctcccctttatccccccatGTGGGCAGCCTTTCTGTTTGTAGCAACATAATGATGACTTTACGACAGGAATAAATGAAGGATGGTTTAAATTGATTTGTATGTTGCTTTGCGTTATACGACAGTGGTATCAAGGTATGATTTCCCCTGATAAAtaatcatgttttgttcatCTTTATGTCCGCACAAAGTGAAACTCTGTTAGCAGGGTATCCatggggtcttaaaaagtcttaaaacatctaaaatccaataatttgaatttaacgccttaaaatgtctaaaattctcttaaaatctcataaaatgTCTTGAATACGATCGTGGGTGGAATTGGCCATTAAAGCGGAAATTgcggaaattgaatgaatttgactgaaatgctgtgttttttggaaagaggaacgtatatctgAGAAATATGTCCCCGGGGGAATACTAGCTTAATAATTCATCCTGTAGATACCGTAGTTCCCTTTTGTTGTTTAACGAGCCAACACGTGTCTGGATTAACGTAGCGGTCTGATATtaggcagacggacagacagcaaggatggagagagatgaggagagaaccgttacaATCAGGAGtaaaacaatgcagcatcaaactgcgtggactgttacagactgtgagagtTAATacaagtttaggtaacaggtttacttttaaccatttaactttaatgtgaccttcttattaagttactatcactgtCTATgatgagagaacagaaggatttcttcatttgcattataaacatcagttaggatgtgattatacacgtgAATGTGTCTTGAAATGTTAGAAATATCTGACttttacactggttataattattttatatcagggttatccaaacaacggCTCCTGGGCCACTGTGGCCCTtattcaataaatttaaggttatttctatttgattagtgaacatttgattcatttacataaacaagactcttttttctggtaaaattagtggaaaggtgaAAAAACGAAAttccaaaaaaacattaaaatggaaaaaaacggatttggcaaaaaataaaacagatttcatagggccctacataTACTTTGCAAGTAATTCTGGGCCTCCGATTTTTCCTTCatgtcttttttacttttttgccagtatggatgtgaaatgggtcttaaattgtatttattatggtcttaaaaagtcttaaatttggcTTGTTGAAACCTGCAGAGAACCTGTGTTAGTCATACTTACCTAAATGATGATGTAAATATCCTTAACCACTGCTCCTTCAGATACATTGTGTATGATGTAGCACAGATAAACATGAAGTATCTTCTGAAGATCAAGTTTAACTACCAGACTTCCCTGTGGTGAGAGGGGCCATCACCGAGCCTTCTTCCCTGAAAACAAAGACCAGAGTTGCCTCCAAATGCCTGGGCTTCCTTCTCTGCAACAGAAGATGTTTGGCAAAGGAGCAAT encodes the following:
- the parp1 gene encoding poly [ADP-ribose] polymerase 1, producing the protein MADSQEDKLYRAEYAKSGRASCKKCKENIAKDSLRMAIMVQSPMFDGKVPHWHHFSCFWLRAAAQSTGDIAGYSGLRWEDQEKVKKAIESGGATGKADTKGGAKGAKTLNDFAVEYAKSNRSTCKGCEQKIEKDQIRVSKKTVDPEKPQLGLIDRWYHTACFVSRREELVFKPEYSAAQLKGFSALRAEDKEELKKRLPVVKTEGKRKGDEMDGVSKKQKKEEDDEKKKLEEQLKNQSQLIWGIKDKLKKFCSINDMKELLIANSQDVPSGESNVVDCLADGMAFGALEPCKECQGQLVFKGDAYYCTGDISAWTKCVFKTPTPLRRDWVIPKEFHELPFLKKFKFKRQDRVYPKEAPKKTLTAVKAEPLASASRAPMERLPEGAPADKPLTGMKLLVVGKLSKNKDDLKVVIEEMGGKITGTASKAALCLSTKKEVEKMSKKMEEARDAGVRVVSEDFLTDIKSSGKALQELVSLHAISPWGAEVKVEAPAPSTATKSGTVAAKSTGRVKEEDGGSKSKTMKLTVKGGAAVDPDSGLENSAHVLEQSGKMYSATLGLVDIVRGTNSYYKLQLLEDDVQKRYWVFRSWGRVGTTIGGNKLDKFHDKNSALDNFLSVYKEKTGNEWGSSNFTKYPNKFYPLEIDYGQDEEAVKRLTATAGTKSKLAKPVQELIKTIFDVESMKKAMVEFEIDLQKMPLGKLSKRQIQSAYSLLTEVQQAVSDCLPEAQILDLSNRFYTLIPHDFGMKKPPLLNNLDYIQAKVQMLDNLLDIEVAYSLLRGGAQDNENDPIDINYEKLKTKIEVVDKTTSEAEIIMQYVKNTHAATHNTYTLEVQEIFKIVREGEHQRYRPFEELHNRQLLWHGSRTTNYAGILSQGLRIAPPEAPVTGYMFGKGVYFADMVSKSANYCHTSQSDPVGLILLAEVALGNMHELKKASHITKLPKGKHSVKGLGRTAPDPSATVTLGGVQVPLGKGTHTNIDDTSLLYNEYIVYDVAQINMKYLLKIKFNYQTSLW